The following coding sequences are from one Manis pentadactyla isolate mManPen7 chromosome 13, mManPen7.hap1, whole genome shotgun sequence window:
- the LOC118933917 gene encoding LOW QUALITY PROTEIN: olfactory receptor 2M4-like (The sequence of the model RefSeq protein was modified relative to this genomic sequence to represent the inferred CDS: inserted 2 bases in 1 codon), producing the protein MAWENQTFNFNFILLGIFDYSPNHIFLFSLVLGIFSVAFMGNTAMILLIYLDTHLHSPMYFLLSQLSLMDLMLICTTVPKMAFSYLSGRKSISLAGCGAQIFFYVTLLGAECFLLAVMAYDCYVAICHPLRYTILMNQKLCVLMTVASWILGALDGIIVLAAVLSFSFCSSLEIXHFFCYVAVLLPLSCTDTSAFERLLFICCVVMLIIPVSVIIGSYSRVLRAIIHMGSVESRHKAFATCSSHLCVVGLYYGAAMFMYMRPASLHTPDQDEMVSAFYTILTPMLNPLIYSLHNKEVSSGFQKLLRKGKLV; encoded by the exons ATGGCATGGGAGAATCAGACCTTCAACTTCAACTTCATCCTGCTGGGCATCTTCGATTACAGCCCCAACCACATCTTCCTCTTCTCACTGGTCCTGGGCATCTTCTCAGTGGCCTTCATGGGAAACACTGCCATGATTCTCCTCATCTACCTGGACACACACCTCCACAGCCCCATGTACTTCCTCCTCAGCCAGCTGTCCCTCATGGACCTCATGCTCATCTGCACCACTGTCCCCAAGATGGCCTTCAGCTACTTGTCAGGCAGGAAGTCCATCTCTTTGGCTGGCTGTGGAGCCCAGATATTCTTCTATGTGACCCTGCTTGGAGCTGAATGTTTCCTGTTGGCTGTCATGGCCTACGACTGCTATGTGGCTATATGCCACCCCCTTAGATACACCATCCtcatgaatcagaaactctgtgtCCTCATGACTGTTGCTTCCTGGATCTTGGGTGCTCTTGATGGCATCATTGTGCTTGCTGCCGTTCTGTCATTCTCCTTCTGTAGCTCTCTTGAAAT CCACTTTTTCTGTTATGTAGCTGTTCTTTTACCTCTATCTTGCACAGACACCTCTGCATTTGAAAGACTGCTTTTCATCTGCTGTGTGGTGATGCTAATCATCCCAGTCTCAGTGATCATTGGTTCCTATTCCAGAGTTCTTCGAGCTATCATCCACATGGGCTCTGTGGAAAGTCGCCACAAAGCCTTCGCCACCTGTTCCTCCCACCTGTGTGTGGTCGGACTCTACTATGGTGCAGCCATGTTCATGTACATGAGGCCAGCCTCTCTCCATACGCCAGACCAGGACGAAATGGTATCAGCCTTTTACACCATCCtcacccccatgctgaaccctCTCATCTACAGCCTTCACAACAAAGAGGTATCCAGCGGATTTCAGAAACTATTGAGGAAAGGAAAATTAGTATAA